The Geobacter metallireducens GS-15 region AATCCGGTGCCCCGGATTGCTGCTCATTTACATTTTCCTTGAGGATTCCCTGTAGATGTCGACGGAATACAGCAATTACTTTGAAGAGCTCCAGAAGATCAATGTTGCCGTCCGTCTCGGTGGAGGCGGATCATTCGACGGTACTGCCGCCATCACTTCCCTCAAGGGGGACCTCGCCTGGCTCGAACTGTACGGCAATGAACAGCCGCCGCGGGGAGCGGTGCAGGTGGGGGCCGAGACATGGGTGTCGGTCTGGACCGGCGGAGCCCTGTGCCGCTGTGACGCCAAGGTCGAGACGGTCCGTGATGACCGTCAGTTTTCCATCCGGCTGGTTGGTGAGGTCAAGGAGACCCAGCGGCGCGAGTACTTCCGGCTTGACGTGTCGCTTCCGGTACTCTACAAGGTGCTCGATACTGTTGCCCCCGAGGATGCGGAGGCCGACTGGAACTCGGACCGGAAGGTATTC contains the following coding sequences:
- a CDS encoding PilZ-like domain-containing protein, whose amino-acid sequence is MSTEYSNYFEELQKINVAVRLGGGGSFDGTAAITSLKGDLAWLELYGNEQPPRGAVQVGAETWVSVWTGGALCRCDAKVETVRDDRQFSIRLVGEVKETQRREYFRLDVSLPVLYKVLDTVAPEDAEADWNSDRKVFCRPPEMVPTSDGPKVVDWDGEDVVPVRTNLSGGGMRLRVSRLVESGTLVKLTLFLPLPQPRVIYVVAEALRCQEITLSREPGQHYSMSLKFVMIVDRDREAIISYLFNEQRRELMAKNERVR